A region of Natribaculum luteum DNA encodes the following proteins:
- a CDS encoding helix-turn-helix transcriptional regulator, with protein sequence MSTDLEPTEGMETRELVHFVTQETRFALINNILQHPEQLPSMYELEELNPSVSDATVYKHIQKLIDAGIVKEVALDGDQRRQGYPWKFYGLTEEGRAFLEEHNLLAAEETLQRIYETITDKPEKMIKYENAPRPDGA encoded by the coding sequence ATGAGCACCGACCTGGAACCCACTGAGGGAATGGAAACCCGCGAACTCGTCCACTTCGTTACCCAAGAGACGCGGTTCGCGCTCATCAACAACATCCTCCAGCACCCCGAACAGCTCCCCTCGATGTACGAACTCGAGGAGCTCAACCCCAGCGTGAGCGACGCCACCGTCTACAAACACATCCAGAAGCTGATCGACGCCGGCATCGTCAAAGAGGTCGCCTTAGACGGCGACCAGCGCCGGCAGGGGTATCCCTGGAAGTTCTACGGTCTCACGGAGGAGGGTCGAGCCTTCCTCGAAGAACACAACCTGCTCGCCGCCGAGGAGACGCTCCAGCGGATCTACGAGACGATCACCGACAAGCCCGAGAAGATGATCAAGTACGAGAACGCCCCCCGTCCTGACGGTGCATAA
- a CDS encoding IS630 family transposase produces MGRLDDITLEELYDLKDQIDKGKPRERVLAAIGRKQGDQLETLADRHGVVEKTIRNWLDRFEEEPIEQAPYDAPRPGGPAKIEGEDREQLFEQLQQPPTELGYDQQAWSAKLLLHHAKEEYGVEYHETYAYDLLKEAGLSLRTARPQHHEADPEEKAEFQETVEKNDPN; encoded by the coding sequence ATGGGTCGGCTCGACGACATCACGCTCGAAGAACTCTATGATCTAAAGGACCAGATCGACAAAGGGAAGCCGCGAGAACGTGTTCTCGCGGCGATTGGGCGTAAGCAGGGCGATCAACTGGAGACACTAGCTGATCGCCACGGTGTTGTCGAGAAAACGATTCGCAACTGGCTCGATCGGTTCGAGGAAGAACCGATCGAGCAGGCACCGTACGACGCTCCTCGACCAGGAGGTCCAGCAAAAATCGAGGGCGAAGACCGTGAGCAACTGTTCGAACAACTGCAACAGCCGCCGACCGAACTCGGCTACGACCAGCAAGCGTGGTCAGCGAAACTGTTGCTCCATCACGCCAAAGAGGAATACGGCGTCGAATACCACGAAACCTACGCGTACGACTTGCTGAAAGAGGCCGGGCTGTCCTTGCGGACAGCACGGCCTCAACATCATGAAGCCGACCCTGAAGAGAAAGCCGAGTTCCAAGAAACAGTCGAAAAAAACGACCCGAACTAA
- a CDS encoding ATP-binding protein, whose protein sequence is MDQFVNRIEELDRLQTLYESDAAELAIIYGRRQIGKSELVRQSIADRDDAVYYQAVQGTATTQLRRFVEAAATTYPDITAVKEEWEPLLTYLTDRDAIIVIDEFPYLIDSNEGLPSVIQHLWDTAVGESQATLVLTGSAIGMIHTHVLDGGAPLYGRVSQTPNGRLELTQLPFRSIQEFVPTYDPEERVFVYGVFGGTPRYLSPLDPSQSLGENITRLLCDPDGPLHDEPETVLQMELNEVNTYFSVLESMASGNRSRNEIAQGAGIESTNTSYYFDRLETLQIIEKHHPALADPARSKRTRYQIRDPVFRFYFRYLYGRGGQYELYGENAYEDLIEPELPDFVSETFKSLCHQAVPALYADYQLTQVPSQWWYKGREVDIVAPTDESTLIAGEAKFTSAPLSYDVLSDLEDDVEYIDWTPTGGGEPTYEFALFSRSGFKRSVEEAADERDDLRLFDLSDIVAVLESKADE, encoded by the coding sequence ATGGACCAGTTCGTCAATCGTATCGAGGAACTCGATCGGTTGCAGACCCTCTATGAGAGTGACGCTGCAGAACTCGCAATTATTTATGGGCGCCGCCAGATCGGCAAGAGCGAACTCGTCCGCCAATCGATTGCCGACCGCGACGATGCCGTGTACTATCAGGCAGTCCAAGGGACAGCGACGACACAGCTCAGGCGGTTCGTCGAGGCAGCAGCGACGACCTATCCAGACATCACGGCCGTCAAAGAGGAATGGGAACCGCTCTTAACGTACCTCACCGACAGAGACGCCATCATCGTCATCGACGAATTCCCATACCTCATCGATTCGAACGAGGGACTTCCGTCGGTCATTCAACACCTGTGGGATACAGCTGTCGGCGAGAGTCAGGCAACGCTCGTACTCACAGGCTCTGCAATCGGCATGATTCATACCCACGTCCTCGATGGCGGTGCGCCACTCTACGGCAGGGTGTCCCAGACACCGAATGGCCGCCTCGAACTCACCCAGCTGCCGTTTCGCTCCATCCAAGAGTTCGTGCCGACGTACGATCCCGAAGAACGGGTGTTCGTCTATGGCGTCTTCGGCGGTACACCCCGATATCTCAGCCCACTTGATCCATCACAGAGCCTCGGAGAGAACATCACGCGGCTGCTGTGCGACCCGGATGGCCCACTCCACGACGAGCCCGAAACCGTCCTCCAGATGGAACTCAACGAGGTGAACACGTATTTCTCCGTACTGGAATCGATGGCTAGCGGGAACCGCAGTCGAAACGAGATCGCTCAGGGAGCCGGCATCGAGAGCACCAACACGTCGTACTACTTCGACCGGCTGGAAACGCTCCAGATCATCGAGAAACACCATCCAGCACTCGCCGACCCGGCACGCAGCAAGCGGACGCGATACCAGATTCGAGATCCCGTATTCCGGTTTTACTTCCGGTATCTCTACGGTCGCGGAGGGCAGTACGAACTCTACGGCGAGAACGCCTACGAGGACCTTATCGAACCGGAATTGCCCGACTTCGTCAGCGAAACGTTCAAATCGCTCTGCCACCAGGCGGTGCCGGCGCTCTATGCAGACTACCAGCTCACACAGGTGCCAAGCCAGTGGTGGTACAAGGGCCGGGAGGTAGATATCGTTGCACCAACTGACGAGTCAACGCTGATCGCTGGCGAAGCGAAATTCACCAGCGCCCCCCTCAGCTATGATGTGCTTTCGGATCTCGAAGACGACGTGGAGTACATCGACTGGACACCCACCGGAGGAGGTGAGCCGACGTATGAATTCGCCTTGTTCAGCCGCTCTGGGTTCAAACGCTCCGTCGAGGAAGCTGCAGACGAGCGTGATGATCTTCGTCTCTTCGATCTATCCGATATCGTTGCTGTTCTTGAGAGTAAAGCCGACGAGTAA
- a CDS encoding type B DNA-directed DNA polymerase has protein sequence MPFTIDFLDDGRVLEWEATANGAIATEHDDYTPRFYVAPRDPGADVDLTSLQSVYEQHPNVVATEMVVRRPGFRRDEEPVLVVDVEHIDRITSLSRQARQLSAYPVGDLACFNVDFSREFRYCLENEIDPMPASDLSTLRLSVPVTETSGETYTELSVAGDTVTGPPADLLTTVQTALEEHDPDILICSTSEIIPTLYEMAAAAGVDEFTLSRWPDVAYQQLASRSTYSSYGRVGHSPARYNVPGRAIVDESNTFFYGETNLDGVLDLVSRSKKPVQELAWASIGNVLTAIQICEAHDRGVLVPWNSWRHEFYKPVGTLHDADRGGFIFAPDVGLHEDVHELDFSSLYPNIICTRNVSPDVIRCECHRDRDDVPGLGYAICDKRGYLVDVLQPIIDARDDIKAAIRREQQRDDPDEERLEELEGRSGALKWILVACFGYQGFSNAKFGRIECHEAINAFAREILLTAKQRLEAGGWRVVHGIVDSIWVTPDPDVDDDDREDLETLAIEITESVEIRLEHEAHYEWVAFVPQRGSDAGALTKYFGKVAGKDKFKIRGIEARQRSTPPFIEEVQRECLERFDATRSAEAVLGCLQDAIERLRSGEVPVKQLVERNRVSKPLEEYTQNTQNVAALKRARDQDLAVHPGQDIEYVVVDDEKASRGRVALAHEEIESYDPSYYETELVRAVESVLSPLGWSRSDIHQELAKTRVPELTAFTDAGNN, from the coding sequence ATGCCGTTCACAATCGACTTTCTGGACGACGGTCGCGTCCTCGAGTGGGAGGCAACCGCCAATGGAGCCATCGCGACCGAGCACGACGACTACACGCCGCGTTTCTACGTCGCGCCTCGCGACCCCGGCGCAGACGTCGACCTCACGTCACTCCAATCGGTCTACGAACAGCACCCGAACGTCGTCGCGACCGAGATGGTTGTGCGACGTCCTGGCTTTCGACGAGACGAGGAGCCAGTCCTTGTCGTCGACGTCGAACACATCGACCGCATCACTTCGCTTTCCCGGCAGGCCCGCCAGCTGTCCGCCTATCCGGTCGGGGATCTCGCCTGCTTCAACGTCGACTTCTCACGGGAGTTTCGCTACTGCCTGGAGAACGAAATCGACCCGATGCCAGCGAGCGATCTGTCGACGCTCCGGCTCAGTGTCCCGGTGACTGAAACCAGCGGAGAGACGTACACGGAGCTGTCCGTCGCCGGCGACACCGTCACTGGACCGCCGGCGGATCTCTTGACGACAGTCCAGACAGCCCTCGAGGAACACGACCCGGACATCCTTATCTGCTCGACGAGCGAGATCATCCCGACGCTGTACGAGATGGCCGCGGCCGCTGGCGTCGACGAATTCACACTCAGTCGATGGCCCGATGTGGCCTATCAGCAACTCGCGAGTCGCTCGACGTACTCGAGCTATGGCCGCGTCGGCCACTCCCCGGCCCGGTACAACGTCCCCGGGCGGGCGATCGTCGACGAGTCGAACACGTTCTTCTACGGGGAGACGAACCTCGACGGCGTCCTCGACCTCGTCTCGCGGTCGAAAAAGCCCGTCCAGGAACTCGCCTGGGCGTCGATCGGAAACGTACTGACCGCGATCCAGATCTGTGAGGCACACGACCGTGGCGTCCTCGTGCCGTGGAACTCCTGGCGCCACGAGTTCTACAAGCCAGTGGGCACACTCCACGACGCCGATCGGGGCGGGTTCATCTTCGCACCCGATGTTGGCCTCCACGAAGACGTCCACGAACTCGATTTCTCGAGTCTCTATCCCAACATTATCTGTACACGAAACGTCTCACCGGACGTCATCCGATGTGAGTGCCATCGCGACCGTGACGACGTCCCCGGGCTCGGCTACGCGATCTGCGACAAGCGCGGCTATCTCGTCGACGTCCTTCAGCCCATCATCGACGCGCGCGACGATATCAAGGCGGCCATCCGTCGCGAACAGCAGCGAGATGACCCCGACGAGGAGCGCCTCGAGGAACTCGAAGGGCGATCGGGTGCGCTGAAGTGGATCCTCGTCGCCTGCTTCGGGTACCAAGGGTTCAGTAACGCAAAATTCGGACGAATCGAGTGCCACGAGGCAATCAATGCGTTCGCTCGTGAGATTCTATTAACGGCCAAGCAACGCTTGGAAGCCGGCGGCTGGCGCGTCGTCCACGGGATTGTCGATTCGATCTGGGTCACACCTGATCCCGATGTCGACGACGATGACCGCGAGGACCTCGAGACGCTCGCGATAGAGATCACAGAGAGCGTCGAGATTCGGCTCGAACACGAAGCTCACTATGAGTGGGTCGCGTTCGTCCCCCAACGCGGGAGCGACGCCGGCGCGTTGACGAAGTACTTCGGGAAAGTCGCCGGCAAAGATAAATTCAAAATCAGAGGCATCGAAGCTCGACAGCGGTCGACGCCGCCATTCATCGAGGAGGTCCAGCGGGAGTGTCTCGAACGGTTCGATGCAACCCGGTCGGCAGAAGCGGTACTCGGTTGTCTCCAGGACGCGATCGAGCGCCTTCGCTCCGGGGAGGTGCCGGTCAAGCAACTCGTCGAGCGGAACCGTGTCTCCAAGCCGCTAGAGGAGTACACGCAGAACACCCAGAACGTGGCGGCCCTGAAGCGTGCTCGCGATCAGGACCTCGCCGTCCATCCAGGACAGGACATTGAGTACGTGGTCGTCGACGATGAGAAAGCCTCTCGGGGCCGGGTCGCGTTGGCCCACGAAGAAATCGAGTCGTACGATCCGTCGTACTATGAGACGGAACTCGTCAGAGCTGTCGAAAGCGTTCTGTCTCCGTTGGGGTGGAGTCGGTCGGACATCCATCAGGAACTCGCCAAGACGCGGGTTCCTGAGCTGACGGCGTTCACCGATGCTGGAAATAATTAA
- a CDS encoding putative quinol monooxygenase — protein MLVIHTTIPFDSARREEVMELVSGLVECSKTEDGTVRYRAMIDIDDPSVMRFFEQYEDAAAAETHTKSVQYRRFVKSLPDLVDGKIETIQFETDEIACTEFTASDAAAALD, from the coding sequence ATGCTGGTTATTCATACTACAATTCCATTCGATTCAGCGCGGCGGGAGGAAGTGATGGAACTCGTGTCTGGTCTCGTTGAATGCTCGAAGACCGAAGACGGAACCGTCCGGTACCGCGCAATGATAGACATCGACGACCCCAGTGTCATGCGGTTTTTTGAGCAGTACGAAGATGCTGCTGCTGCCGAAACGCACACTAAATCCGTGCAATACCGCAGATTTGTCAAGTCACTCCCAGATCTCGTAGATGGGAAGATCGAAACGATTCAGTTTGAGACTGATGAGATAGCGTGTACAGAGTTCACAGCAAGTGATGCTGCCGCGGCACTTGATTGA
- a CDS encoding MBL fold metallo-hydrolase, whose amino-acid sequence MPVAVKTERGLVLVDVGPEGIADALEVRLSDLGYGLEDIWLVSLTHHDGDHVGEIEEGRARADPIVAAHPEEMLSLSSECCKPLLTTVRYLVESLQDTQRECSTESCSICESGDRLVEMDHISVSGSIKCRGSITCCELCTRYLISLKLNRFDLPIYEIWE is encoded by the coding sequence CTGCCCGTCGCCGTCAAGACGGAACGTGGCCTCGTTCTGGTTGACGTCGGACCCGAGGGGATTGCCGACGCCCTCGAGGTCCGCCTCTCGGATCTGGGCTATGGACTTGAGGACATCTGGCTAGTGTCCCTAACTCACCACGACGGGGACCACGTCGGCGAAATTGAAGAGGGCCGTGCACGCGCCGATCCAATCGTTGCTGCCCATCCGGAGGAGATGCTGAGCTTATCCTCTGAATGTTGCAAGCCGCTTCTGACAACAGTTCGGTACCTCGTTGAGTCTCTGCAAGATACACAGCGCGAATGCAGCACAGAATCTTGTTCAATCTGCGAAAGTGGTGATCGTTTAGTAGAGATGGATCATATATCAGTCAGCGGTTCAATCAAGTGCCGCGGCAGCATCACTTGCTGTGAACTCTGTACACGCTATCTCATCAGTCTCAAACTGAATCGTTTCGATCTTCCCATCTACGAGATCTGGGAGTGA
- a CDS encoding DUF4397 domain-containing protein produces MSRRRILQIGGGLVVVSGVRGTTAASSDHETNDQPTDTGFQTRVAHLSPDAPNIDVYVDGERVREGVPYGTVTDYRELPPGTYTVQIVPTGEDPSEAVLEETIEASDVDPTLDGLLAVIGEVAAENQPLEALFLDDDNSPVDPGTARVRVLHASPDAPAVDVVASENGDALFENVAFGESGYTEVPEGEYTLVIYPAGDRETSVFEIDVSLAGGTVYSAFAIGYLEPEGAPADEPFEILLTEDSLPDEEVVESDKEEPKEDEPEKESKKEEKCEDKKDT; encoded by the coding sequence GTGAGCCGACGACGAATTCTACAGATCGGCGGCGGCCTCGTGGTGGTCAGTGGCGTCAGAGGTACTACAGCCGCCTCGAGTGACCACGAAACGAACGACCAGCCAACCGATACCGGCTTCCAGACTCGAGTTGCACACCTCTCACCCGACGCACCCAACATCGACGTCTACGTCGACGGAGAGCGGGTCCGCGAGGGCGTCCCGTACGGGACGGTCACCGACTACCGCGAACTCCCGCCTGGCACGTACACGGTCCAGATCGTTCCCACCGGTGAAGATCCGTCCGAAGCAGTGCTCGAGGAGACCATCGAGGCCAGCGACGTGGACCCCACCCTCGACGGTCTTCTCGCAGTGATCGGCGAAGTGGCCGCCGAAAACCAGCCCCTCGAGGCGCTGTTCCTCGACGACGACAACAGCCCGGTCGATCCGGGTACCGCTCGCGTTCGCGTCCTCCACGCCTCACCCGACGCGCCTGCGGTGGACGTCGTTGCCAGTGAAAACGGGGACGCGCTGTTCGAGAACGTTGCTTTCGGTGAATCCGGCTACACCGAGGTCCCGGAAGGCGAGTATACGCTCGTCATCTATCCTGCGGGTGACCGAGAGACCAGCGTCTTCGAAATCGACGTTTCCCTCGCCGGAGGAACCGTCTACTCCGCGTTCGCGATTGGCTACCTCGAGCCAGAGGGAGCACCCGCCGATGAGCCGTTCGAGATACTCCTCACGGAGGATTCCCTTCCGGATGAAGAGGTCGTTGAGTCGGACAAAGAGGAGCCGAAAGAAGACGAACCCGAGAAAGAGTCTAAAAAGGAGGAGAAGTGTGAGGACAAGAAAGATACGTGA
- a CDS encoding PQQ-binding-like beta-propeller repeat protein, which yields MLTMATIGGLSALAGCSEMDAVMNHEPEPDEPPEPLRGGVDIDALRDRTARALGEEAFAVQGGVSFLEDGTVQDSQARSGRGDPEAEMARYMSASSRKTELEEPTDANIVYERFYNDDEVYRRQMREGDAEFGRDEADYGAFVRRVERELESFHEVGTSFEFGDPEWDEDRGSYVVEGVGLDEDLGAEVDIETCRLRVNADGVVVGVSATLLVEASERIRAVVDGETGPGITVEEPAWMDEADTNLPLWAVPVGEHPFTTVQGETVLVSSDEVVALNRDDGSSRWQFSINWEDDRLTNSSSHTVEGETVFVGTNESDVYALNLGDGSERWSNTVDTRLPHPTVVDDIVVFAGYGGVYAFHADDGSAAWTWGTDQSVSRRMFHDGTLFVSDTEGVVTAIDATTGSERWQTTLPTWNWVSPSVVSQGRLYAGSFQGSVYGFDADDGSIEWQYSTDDTTVSVTHGDGTVYVGDRSGKVYALEDDDGAERWTFDTGDTARPHPRGGSIYVGSHDGSMYRLSAEDGDVHWTFETDGWVERPAITDNGVYVGSRDGNLYAIERDTGEKRWEREVRFWVRHRPTVRDGVVYATDLGRGGGIVSAFDTHPE from the coding sequence ATGCTCACGATGGCCACGATCGGTGGCCTCAGCGCGCTGGCTGGCTGTTCCGAAATGGATGCCGTCATGAACCACGAGCCAGAGCCCGACGAGCCGCCCGAACCGCTTCGGGGCGGTGTCGATATCGATGCGCTTCGAGACCGCACGGCCCGGGCACTTGGCGAGGAGGCATTCGCCGTGCAGGGGGGCGTATCCTTCCTTGAGGATGGCACCGTCCAGGACAGCCAGGCGAGGTCGGGTCGTGGCGATCCCGAGGCCGAGATGGCACGCTACATGTCGGCGTCGAGCCGCAAGACGGAACTCGAGGAACCGACCGACGCCAACATCGTCTATGAGCGGTTCTATAACGACGACGAAGTGTACCGCCGACAGATGCGAGAGGGAGACGCCGAGTTCGGGCGCGACGAAGCCGACTACGGAGCGTTCGTGCGTCGAGTCGAGAGAGAACTCGAGAGCTTCCACGAGGTCGGCACGTCGTTCGAGTTCGGCGATCCGGAGTGGGACGAAGACCGTGGTAGCTACGTCGTGGAGGGTGTCGGGCTGGACGAGGACCTGGGGGCGGAGGTCGACATAGAGACTTGTCGGCTACGGGTGAACGCCGACGGAGTTGTCGTCGGCGTCTCGGCGACCCTCTTGGTCGAAGCGTCGGAGCGGATTCGAGCTGTCGTCGACGGTGAAACGGGCCCCGGGATCACCGTCGAGGAACCGGCATGGATGGACGAGGCAGACACGAACCTACCGCTGTGGGCGGTCCCGGTCGGTGAGCACCCCTTCACCACCGTCCAGGGCGAGACGGTCCTCGTCTCCAGCGATGAGGTCGTTGCCCTCAATCGCGACGACGGTTCATCGCGGTGGCAGTTCTCTATCAACTGGGAAGATGATAGGTTGACGAACAGTTCGTCCCACACTGTCGAGGGTGAGACTGTCTTCGTGGGGACGAACGAAAGCGACGTATACGCCCTCAACCTCGGGGACGGCTCTGAGCGGTGGTCCAACACGGTCGACACGCGCCTCCCGCACCCGACAGTGGTCGACGACATCGTTGTCTTCGCCGGCTACGGCGGGGTATACGCCTTTCACGCTGACGACGGATCGGCGGCGTGGACGTGGGGCACAGACCAGTCCGTCTCCAGGCGGATGTTCCACGACGGAACGCTCTTCGTTAGTGACACCGAAGGCGTCGTGACTGCGATTGACGCGACGACCGGTTCAGAACGCTGGCAGACCACCCTCCCGACCTGGAACTGGGTTTCGCCGTCGGTGGTCTCACAGGGCCGACTCTATGCTGGCTCCTTCCAGGGTTCTGTCTACGGGTTCGACGCGGACGACGGGTCCATCGAGTGGCAATACTCGACCGACGACACGACCGTCTCCGTCACGCACGGAGATGGAACGGTGTACGTGGGAGACCGCTCCGGGAAGGTGTACGCCCTGGAAGACGACGACGGAGCGGAACGGTGGACTTTCGATACGGGTGATACCGCCCGTCCCCATCCCCGCGGCGGAAGCATCTACGTCGGGTCACACGACGGTTCGATGTACCGATTGTCCGCCGAGGATGGCGACGTGCACTGGACGTTCGAAACCGATGGCTGGGTCGAACGACCTGCAATTACTGACAACGGTGTCTACGTGGGCAGCCGGGATGGGAACCTCTACGCCATCGAGAGGGACACCGGCGAGAAACGATGGGAACGGGAGGTGCGCTTCTGGGTTCGGCATCGACCGACGGTACGGGACGGCGTCGTATATGCGACAGACCTCGGTCGTGGTGGTGGGATCGTCTCTGCCTTCGATACCCATCCCGAGTAG
- a CDS encoding Cdc6/Cdc18 family protein, translating into MIRDARVLRSGFVPREVEHRDAEVNHLSSVLEPITNDEPADTTVVTGPSGAGKTCLSKFVTERLREEVLDVETTYVNCWRNYTRFRTLYQILDDLGTTIDIHRQSTPHDELIDRLQQHDGPRTVVILDEADQLEDPSVIYDLHSLPQFAIICIANKEEELFSRVDDRLVSRLRSSEHVRMDKYHDEQLFDILSARAKWGLDENVITDDQLYRIADAAAGDARLAIGILRTAASKADRESRERITDDVLLDAAEDARAQIQQKSLDSLTPHQRVVYDIVRDHGPVGPSEIHERYAAEVDDPRTKRTVRTYLSKMVQYNLLEAEGTSRDREYSLVDSAAASPMQ; encoded by the coding sequence ATGATCCGCGATGCTCGTGTGCTCCGTTCCGGCTTCGTCCCTCGAGAAGTCGAGCATCGCGACGCCGAAGTTAACCACCTCTCCAGCGTCCTCGAGCCCATCACAAACGACGAACCCGCCGACACCACCGTCGTCACTGGCCCCAGTGGCGCGGGAAAGACCTGTCTCTCGAAGTTCGTCACCGAACGCCTTCGCGAGGAGGTCCTCGACGTCGAGACCACCTACGTCAACTGCTGGCGGAACTACACCCGGTTCCGGACGCTCTACCAGATTCTGGACGACCTCGGGACGACCATCGACATCCACCGCCAGTCGACGCCCCACGATGAACTCATCGACCGACTCCAGCAGCACGACGGCCCTCGAACCGTGGTCATCCTCGACGAGGCTGACCAGCTCGAAGACCCAAGCGTCATTTACGACCTTCATAGCCTCCCGCAGTTCGCGATTATCTGCATCGCCAACAAGGAAGAGGAGCTGTTCAGCCGCGTCGACGACCGCCTGGTGAGCCGACTGCGCTCCAGCGAACACGTCCGGATGGACAAGTACCACGACGAGCAGCTGTTCGACATCCTGAGTGCCCGTGCGAAATGGGGGCTCGACGAAAACGTAATCACCGACGACCAGCTCTATCGCATCGCCGACGCGGCCGCCGGCGACGCCCGACTCGCGATCGGCATCCTTCGGACGGCGGCCAGCAAGGCCGACCGCGAGAGCCGCGAACGGATTACCGACGATGTCCTCCTGGACGCTGCCGAGGACGCCCGCGCCCAGATCCAGCAGAAGAGTCTCGATTCCCTCACGCCCCACCAGCGCGTCGTCTATGATATCGTTCGCGACCACGGGCCGGTCGGGCCGAGCGAGATTCACGAGCGCTATGCAGCGGAGGTCGACGATCCGCGGACGAAACGAACGGTCCGGACGTATCTCTCCAAGATGGTCCAGTACAACCTCCTCGAGGCGGAGGGCACGAGTCGGGACCGAGAGTACTCGCTTGTCGATTCGGCGGCCGCATCTCCGATGCAGTGA
- a CDS encoding ArsR family transcriptional regulator → MADISAHSKADNEENPLERQRELMELLSQETRHSIIQALMGHPKTLASADEINHFVPSKSKKTVEEQLDVLVDADILAIYEYPPNKEKRGLPWKFYGFTEYGAGILGDFNYLKGVPMARAVHQKTRKPEKIGRHETAPRPPLPEPVRKTFRLDEETE, encoded by the coding sequence ATGGCCGACATCTCCGCACATTCCAAAGCCGATAACGAGGAAAACCCCTTAGAGCGGCAGCGTGAGCTGATGGAGCTGCTGTCACAGGAAACTCGACACAGCATCATTCAGGCACTCATGGGACACCCGAAAACCCTCGCGTCGGCGGATGAAATCAACCATTTCGTTCCAAGCAAATCGAAAAAGACCGTCGAAGAGCAACTGGACGTGCTCGTTGACGCGGACATCCTAGCAATCTACGAGTATCCACCAAACAAGGAAAAGCGCGGCTTGCCGTGGAAATTCTACGGCTTTACCGAGTATGGTGCCGGTATCCTTGGAGACTTCAATTATCTCAAGGGTGTCCCAATGGCGCGAGCCGTTCACCAGAAAACGCGAAAACCCGAGAAGATCGGGCGACACGAGACGGCCCCCCGACCGCCCCTCCCAGAACCAGTTCGTAAGACGTTCCGACTCGACGAAGAGACGGAATGA
- a CDS encoding IS5 family transposase, which yields MGRLRNLAQTFHEFATTHVEEPDVPAAPDGADGYAKSTKIALLLLKEEVNKPLRQFEDYLNEMPGILAVFGLEKSPDYTSFSVWDGEFPMKELRRLLRRSAEQAGLSGTASIDASGFQRDQASSHYRNRVGYSFNAMKTTLLVDTESLAIMDAHFTTKKAYDGHIGLQVFRRNAEDLQALLADKMYSWSNLREACREASTRPVIKHCEQNALKKAHNARIDDEVYNQRSMSETVFAMLKDDGDELRSRSWHGQFRELTRKCIVHNLAQAAS from the coding sequence ATGGGACGTCTCAGGAACCTCGCACAGACGTTTCACGAGTTCGCCACGACCCACGTAGAAGAACCAGACGTACCCGCCGCGCCGGACGGCGCGGACGGGTACGCCAAGTCCACGAAGATCGCGTTGCTCTTGCTCAAAGAGGAAGTCAACAAGCCGCTCCGGCAGTTCGAGGACTATCTGAACGAGATGCCGGGAATCCTTGCTGTGTTCGGCCTTGAGAAATCACCTGATTACACGTCTTTCAGCGTGTGGGACGGAGAATTCCCGATGAAAGAGTTGCGCCGCCTGCTCCGCCGGTCAGCGGAGCAGGCGGGGCTCTCAGGAACTGCCTCGATCGATGCCAGCGGCTTCCAGCGAGATCAGGCTAGTTCGCACTACCGAAATCGTGTCGGCTACTCGTTCAATGCGATGAAGACAACGCTGCTCGTCGATACGGAGTCACTTGCTATCATGGACGCTCATTTCACCACAAAGAAAGCCTATGACGGTCACATTGGGCTGCAGGTCTTTCGGCGCAACGCCGAAGACCTGCAGGCACTTCTGGCTGACAAGATGTACTCATGGAGCAATCTCCGGGAGGCCTGCCGTGAAGCGTCAACGCGACCAGTGATCAAACACTGTGAGCAAAACGCACTCAAGAAGGCTCACAACGCCAGAATTGACGACGAAGTCTACAATCAACGGTCAATGAGTGAGACCGTATTTGCGATGCTGAAGGACGACGGCGACGAGCTCCGCTCCCGGAGCTGGCATGGCCAGTTCCGGGAGCTCACACGGAAGTGCATCGTCCATAACCTCGCGCAGGCGGCGAGTTAA